From a single Lates calcarifer isolate ASB-BC8 linkage group LG12, TLL_Latcal_v3, whole genome shotgun sequence genomic region:
- the LOC108884128 gene encoding acid-sensing ion channel 1B: MPVRIMCTISFSADDEPGRGCGKDGFDDHYKRVNKNYGDGDSQDYLDGCSQVDDYNDEEDDDGGVDDLATFFSGCSLHGANHVFVEDKKFGIRQGLWAVIFTMALSAFLFQVVDRVIYYLQYDYITMLDEKLAKNMTFPAVTICNYNFVRKSQMSYSDLIFMGPLLGFEEGMAPGFPLAPEPDRPPGSRFSLDEFYTRTRHRIDEMLLECNFRGLECGPEDFMEEEEVTGSQIWQVGAVGN, from the coding sequence ATGCCGGTCCGAATCATGTGCACCATCTCCTTCTCGGCCGATGACGAGCCAGGCCGAGGATGTGGTAAAGATGGTTTTGATGACCACTACAAGCGCGTAAATAAGAATTACGGGGACGGGGACTCTCAGGACTACCTGGATGGGTGTAGCCAGGTGGATGATTACAATGACGAGGAGGACGATGACGGCGGAGTGGACGACCTGGCCACTTTCTTCAGCGGGTGCTCTCTCCACGGCGCCAATCATGTGTTCGTGGAGGACAAGAAGTTTGGTATCCGTCAGGGTCTGTGGGCGGTGATCTTCACCATGGCCCTGTCCGCTTTCTTGTTCCAGGTAGTCGACAGGGTCATATACTATCTCCAATATGACTACATCACCATGCTGGATGAAAAACTGGCCAAGAACATGACCTTCCCGGCTGTCACCATATGTAACTACAACTTTGTTCGGAAGTCTCAGATGAGCTACAGCGACTTGATTTTCATGGGCCCTCTGCTGGGCTTCGAGGAAGGCATGGCACCGGGGTTTCCTCTCGCCCCGGAGCCGGACCGCCCGCCGGGCTCTCGCTTCAGCCTGGATGAGTTCTACACCCGCACTCGACACCGCATTGACGAAATGCTGCTGGAGTGTAACTTCAGAGGGTTAGAGTGTGGCCCAGAGGACTTCATGGAG